A region from the Deltaproteobacteria bacterium genome encodes:
- a CDS encoding tetratricopeptide repeat protein, protein MRSDLARSAVVVAALAGALACSHAKPAPTADATDAGASDAASTSSAPTATPVAATPENAGSKLDTKGDDAQPPPPKPRPAEPEKVADPAVRQAFSAAAAAEASGNLDGAVASLKDALSRDFKLPWAHYDLGIIYERKGQLAPALDQYRKALEVKPDFGPAAMAEARLLVRQRRMSEAEGDLRGRVNAHPEALGLRNALVFTLVQESQYDQAVVEAKKVLKADEKNSDAMFQLATVYYKQGKNELALMVLTNAAAIRPDDPQIQNALGFVHIALKEREKALEDFRKAASLSPDFAEAHNNLGALYNEAQDYPAAVRELELAVRDGPDYAPAHLNLGNAYRGNQQYDQALAEYQKVLSLKPNDKDTLFNLAVLYFDGDFSNMSLTDRLEKANGYFDQYRSAGGDDPKVDQYKKDLAKLEEKEKRRLEREQKDKLRKAQKAQKDAEKAQKDAASGAKLKDDSGGGAKLKDDSGSTPAPTGGTKLKDTKADSTAKPSGKASPTAAPSGGKLGGGDDK, encoded by the coding sequence ATGAGAAGTGACCTCGCCCGAAGCGCCGTGGTCGTCGCCGCGCTCGCGGGCGCGCTCGCGTGCTCGCACGCCAAGCCTGCGCCGACTGCGGATGCGACCGACGCGGGTGCGTCCGATGCCGCGTCGACGTCGAGCGCGCCCACGGCCACGCCCGTCGCTGCGACACCGGAGAACGCGGGCAGCAAGCTCGACACCAAGGGCGACGACGCCCAGCCTCCGCCGCCGAAGCCGAGGCCGGCCGAGCCCGAGAAGGTGGCGGATCCGGCGGTGCGCCAGGCGTTCAGCGCCGCGGCCGCCGCCGAGGCCAGCGGCAACCTCGACGGCGCCGTGGCCAGCCTCAAGGACGCGCTCAGCCGCGACTTCAAGCTCCCCTGGGCCCACTACGACCTGGGCATCATCTACGAGCGCAAGGGCCAGCTCGCACCTGCGCTCGACCAGTACCGCAAGGCGCTCGAGGTGAAGCCCGACTTCGGGCCGGCGGCGATGGCCGAGGCGCGGCTCCTCGTGCGCCAGCGCCGCATGAGCGAAGCCGAAGGCGACCTGCGCGGCCGCGTGAACGCGCATCCGGAAGCGCTCGGGCTGCGCAACGCGCTGGTGTTCACGCTGGTGCAGGAGTCGCAGTACGACCAGGCCGTGGTCGAGGCCAAGAAGGTACTCAAGGCCGACGAGAAGAACTCGGACGCGATGTTCCAGCTGGCTACTGTCTATTACAAACAAGGCAAGAACGAGCTGGCGCTGATGGTGCTCACCAACGCCGCCGCGATCCGCCCCGACGATCCCCAGATCCAGAACGCGCTCGGCTTCGTGCACATCGCGCTCAAGGAGCGCGAGAAGGCCCTCGAAGACTTCCGCAAGGCCGCCTCGCTCTCGCCCGACTTCGCCGAGGCGCACAACAACCTGGGGGCGCTCTACAACGAGGCGCAGGACTATCCGGCGGCGGTGCGCGAGCTGGAGCTCGCCGTCCGCGACGGGCCCGACTACGCCCCCGCGCACCTGAACCTGGGCAACGCCTACCGCGGCAACCAGCAGTACGACCAGGCGCTCGCCGAGTACCAGAAGGTCCTCTCGCTCAAGCCCAACGACAAGGACACCCTCTTCAACCTGGCGGTGCTCTACTTCGACGGCGACTTCTCGAACATGTCGCTCACGGATCGCCTGGAGAAGGCGAACGGCTACTTCGATCAGTACCGCTCGGCCGGCGGCGACGACCCCAAGGTCGACCAGTACAAGAAGGACCTGGCCAAGCTCGAGGAGAAGGAGAAGCGCCGCCTCGAGCGCGAGCAGAAGGACAAGCTCCGGAAGGCCCAGAAGGCACAGAAGGACGCCGAGAAGGCCCAGAAGGACGCCGCGAGCGGCGCCAAGCTCAAGGACGACTCCGGCGGCGGCGCCAAGCTCAAGGACGACAGCGGCAGCACGCCAGCGCCCACGGGCGGCACCAAGCTCAAGGATACGAAGGCCGACAGCACGGCAAAGCCTTCCGGGAAAGCATCTCCCACCGCGGCCCCGAGTGGCGGTAAGCTCGGCGGCGGAGACGACAAGTGA
- a CDS encoding sensor histidine kinase, with the protein MTSARARSRPCSTSSKSARARLRIGRDSPDPGSWYALAVEPSLQLGTATPGANDRFAAAKALFDARGPAADPNLRWAHEKFVTRARALFYTRIAFLALGLGVLAVPAWARAFQAEGLWGLLIYGGMFSYSVANFVVVEHPIVGRVATFVTLCLDLSVMVYLATASGGLHSPLLATELLFTTLFAMLFPTPLAIVPPLLTLPLVARIDQILGNREVAMVELLILLWYSAMNFIVVYVVVYLNEREENAHREVVALHQDLRELAVIDERNRLAREIHDGLGASLSSLIIQTEYIEQLAKEPELKKEVQELKSAAEESIDELRRSLQMMRKDFDLVQSLADYCKTCGDRFKLEVRFNKTGSERPVGAEGQLTLFRILQESLTNAAKHAEAKAVTVNVTFDEGSVLLVVRDDGKGFDPKVTPKGHYGLLNMRERAGKILGRVDVESAPGQGTTVALAIPYPPQPIAQSA; encoded by the coding sequence ATGACTTCCGCCCGAGCGAGAAGCAGGCCGTGCAGCACCTCATCCAAGAGCGCGCGCGCCAGGCTGCGCATCGGACGCGATAGTCCAGATCCTGGTTCCTGGTACGCTCTGGCCGTGGAACCCTCGCTCCAGCTCGGCACGGCCACGCCCGGCGCCAACGACCGCTTCGCCGCGGCCAAGGCGCTCTTCGACGCCCGCGGCCCCGCGGCCGATCCCAACCTGCGCTGGGCGCACGAGAAGTTCGTCACCCGCGCCCGCGCGCTCTTCTACACGCGCATCGCCTTCCTCGCGCTGGGCCTGGGCGTCCTCGCCGTGCCCGCGTGGGCGCGCGCGTTCCAGGCCGAGGGCCTCTGGGGCCTGCTGATCTACGGCGGCATGTTCTCCTACTCCGTCGCCAACTTCGTGGTGGTGGAACATCCCATCGTCGGGCGCGTCGCCACGTTCGTCACGCTCTGCCTCGACCTCTCGGTGATGGTCTACCTGGCGACGGCGTCGGGCGGTCTGCACTCGCCGCTGCTCGCGACCGAGCTCTTGTTCACCACGCTCTTCGCGATGCTCTTCCCCACCCCGCTGGCGATCGTGCCGCCGCTGCTCACGCTGCCGCTCGTGGCGCGCATCGACCAGATCCTCGGCAACCGCGAAGTGGCGATGGTGGAGCTGCTGATCCTCCTCTGGTACTCGGCGATGAACTTCATCGTCGTGTACGTGGTCGTGTACCTGAACGAGCGCGAAGAGAACGCGCACCGTGAAGTCGTCGCGCTCCACCAGGATCTGCGCGAGCTGGCCGTCATCGACGAGCGCAACCGCCTCGCCCGCGAGATCCACGACGGCCTGGGCGCGTCGCTGAGCTCGCTCATCATCCAGACCGAGTACATCGAGCAGCTCGCCAAGGAGCCCGAGCTCAAGAAGGAAGTGCAGGAGCTCAAGAGCGCCGCCGAAGAGAGCATCGACGAGCTGCGCCGCTCCCTGCAGATGATGCGCAAGGACTTCGACCTGGTGCAGTCGCTCGCCGACTACTGCAAGACCTGCGGCGACCGCTTCAAGCTCGAGGTCCGCTTCAACAAGACCGGCAGCGAGCGGCCCGTGGGCGCCGAGGGCCAGCTCACGCTCTTCCGCATCCTCCAGGAGAGCCTCACCAACGCCGCCAAGCACGCCGAGGCCAAGGCGGTGACGGTGAACGTGACCTTCGACGAAGGCTCGGTGCTGCTCGTCGTCCGCGATGACGGCAAGGGCTTCGATCCCAAGGTCACGCCCAAGGGCCACTACGGCCTGCTCAACATGCGCGAGCGCGCCGGCAAGATCCTGGGGCGCGTCGACGTGGAGAGCGCGCCCGGCCAGGGCACCACCGTCGCGCTGGCCATTCCCTACCCACCGCAGCCGATTGCGCAGAGCGCCTGA
- a CDS encoding AgmX/PglI C-terminal domain-containing protein, with translation MAANPLGKVLRLGVIQGGKIIEDRTLDKRENVSIGNDGKNTVVVPMSNLPKSLVVFELKGTQYSLCFTEDMDGRLSTGGGSNDQLSFAALKSQGLAKKRGDVYVMPLTESAKGKLSLGEITLLFQFVNPPKVLPKMELPKAAKGGLVNTVDRTFTGVLMFFLFIEFAGAGALSRMPLPNDDVSLEELPDRFVKMVVPEKKPEPPKPKDDGKKPEEAKKDDTPKENKKEPPKDSAQHKAEVAQKVASKGLLKVLGAQGGVGAGIADVLGNGAAATDVASALAGASGVATAQSDAVGGPKGGGAGSAAGIGDLGTQGGGAVDTGPKKEAQIRGRVMDSAPEVESSDLDKAALARFIKVRLSAIQACYEAQLKRNPQLKGKIVVRFTIGSTGRVTDVEIDENQMGNDEVASCIKAKIRAWTTPFKPDGDATVSYPFVFQPAS, from the coding sequence ATGGCGGCCAATCCGTTGGGAAAAGTGCTGCGCCTGGGAGTGATCCAGGGCGGCAAGATCATCGAAGACCGGACCCTCGACAAGCGGGAGAACGTCTCCATCGGCAACGACGGGAAGAACACCGTCGTGGTGCCCATGAGCAACCTCCCCAAGTCGCTGGTGGTCTTCGAGCTCAAGGGCACGCAGTACTCGCTCTGCTTCACCGAGGACATGGACGGCCGGCTCTCCACCGGCGGCGGCTCCAACGACCAGCTCAGCTTCGCGGCCCTGAAGAGCCAGGGCCTGGCCAAGAAGCGCGGCGACGTCTACGTGATGCCGCTGACCGAGTCGGCCAAGGGCAAGCTCTCGCTGGGCGAGATCACCCTGCTCTTCCAGTTCGTAAACCCGCCCAAGGTGCTGCCCAAGATGGAGCTGCCCAAGGCGGCCAAGGGCGGCCTGGTCAACACCGTCGATCGCACGTTCACCGGCGTGCTGATGTTCTTCCTCTTCATCGAGTTCGCCGGCGCGGGCGCGCTCTCGCGCATGCCGCTGCCGAACGACGACGTGTCGCTCGAGGAGCTGCCCGATCGCTTCGTGAAGATGGTGGTGCCGGAGAAGAAGCCCGAGCCGCCCAAGCCTAAAGACGACGGCAAGAAGCCCGAAGAGGCCAAGAAGGACGACACGCCCAAGGAGAACAAGAAGGAGCCGCCCAAGGACTCCGCGCAGCACAAGGCGGAGGTGGCGCAGAAGGTGGCGAGCAAGGGCCTCTTGAAGGTCCTCGGCGCGCAGGGCGGCGTGGGCGCGGGCATCGCCGACGTGCTCGGCAACGGCGCGGCAGCCACCGACGTGGCCAGCGCGCTCGCGGGCGCCTCGGGCGTGGCCACGGCCCAGAGCGACGCGGTGGGCGGCCCCAAGGGCGGCGGCGCAGGGAGCGCGGCTGGCATCGGCGACCTGGGAACCCAGGGCGGCGGCGCGGTCGACACCGGCCCCAAGAAGGAAGCGCAGATCCGCGGCCGGGTGATGGACTCCGCTCCCGAAGTGGAGTCGAGCGATCTCGACAAGGCCGCGCTCGCGCGCTTCATCAAGGTGCGCCTCTCGGCCATCCAGGCCTGCTACGAGGCCCAGCTCAAGCGCAACCCGCAGCTCAAGGGCAAGATCGTGGTGCGCTTCACCATCGGCTCCACCGGCCGCGTGACCGACGTAGAGATCGACGAGAACCAGATGGGCAACGACGAGGTGGCCAGCTGCATCAAGGCCAAGATCCGCGCCTGGACCACGCCCTTCAAGCCCGACGGCGACGCGACGGTGAGCTATCCGTTCGTGTTCCAGCCGGCGAGCTGA
- a CDS encoding cyclic nucleotide-binding domain-containing protein, with protein MQKLEVLSRSPLFEMLSTPELEFVADLSRPRRYAAGEIVFEEGELGDSLYVIVEGEVEVLRKNDSGELKVLTTLAAPAFFGEMSLIDKEYRSASVRAKTEAVLLHLTAENLALFRKQYRDGFTFLVINIARVLSSRLRDANQRLATRL; from the coding sequence ATGCAAAAGCTCGAGGTGCTCAGCCGTTCGCCGCTTTTCGAGATGCTCTCCACGCCGGAGCTGGAGTTCGTGGCCGATCTCTCGCGGCCGCGGCGCTACGCAGCGGGGGAGATCGTCTTCGAGGAGGGCGAGCTGGGTGACTCGCTCTACGTGATCGTCGAGGGCGAGGTGGAGGTCTTGCGCAAGAACGACTCCGGCGAGCTCAAGGTGCTCACCACCCTGGCCGCGCCCGCGTTCTTCGGCGAGATGTCGCTCATCGATAAGGAGTACCGGTCGGCGAGCGTCCGGGCCAAGACGGAGGCCGTGTTGCTCCACCTGACGGCCGAGAACCTGGCGTTGTTTCGCAAGCAGTACCGCGACGGGTTCACCTTCCTGGTGATCAACATTGCCCGGGTCTTGAGCAGCCGGCTTCGCGACGCCAACCAGCGCCTCGCCACGCGCTTGTAG
- a CDS encoding tetratricopeptide repeat protein, translated as MRAPLTIALLASAAMAASALAAPKGKKAAAKPEASPDGGAALSAPPPQACTPVGQTSEKKDATVKDVDKSGLEQYGKTPEEKAELKELNDTVKEYEAESKEYRKEIQLLVEKKYKDKRDLLGASYEKAISDLEVVQRQERLDAIAQFEEFLSRYPDEPRYTPDVMYRLAELYYEKSEDDQLAAEKQYEATLKLVEEGKVAAAPPEPVADFSKSIALYQQLLARFADYRYNDGTYYLLGYTDEKQGKFEEALTAYQTLIQKYPGSRFIPQAWMRQGEYYFDQTDDAAIKKAIEAYSKAIAFKDDPLYDKALYKLGWAYYKVDDFDHSVETFTALLDFYQAKTSGDEQLGGDLVNEALQYTAISFADEKWGSVDKAKAWYAKVGTKAYEAEVFHRLGDVFFDQTKQDDAIASYRMFLSLAPLSKDAPGVQDRIVQAYERNRDFDRAFAERELLIQNYGPNSKWADANKRDPDVIHAATALSERSLYSSAIFHHKQALAYKTDGKTELAFKEFQTAARGYGAYLERFPHSKESYDLTFYFAECLYNSFDYEKASKQYAVVRDSNADTTHTQEAAEGAVFAIQHEIEQETKSGKLPARPVILSAQRKDGEKIEPVPLPPIVQSYIDAIDGYLKIFPKCDRAAAFAHNAGVIYYTYNQFPEARTRFQGVITNYPDSMVAKLATNLIVETFLSSKDWKQVEDTSGALAQNACKVDPTGEACVTLTKYKLAGRFKRADELMAAGKFEEAAAKYIELVDEVQKEAKAGHQDAIRDAQQFCDKALNNAAVCLESAHRFDSALTIYERLYTDYPKSTLADSALFRVGVDAQQSYDFDKAIERYNKLIRDYPTSKDRSKALFNEAQLLEGDQRYKEAAKAFIQYAETFSEQDDAPDNAYHAAIIYDRMKDYKGEIAALQEFQRKFNKNTKQQEHVVESYKRIAEAYEKLGNSSGALGAYKQCVDEYKKRGMKVDQGIASNAAAEASFMLAEKEFATFDKLKITGRGKALTNSFKAKQTVMKKAADAYKLVLPYKRVEWTLAAFYRLGFLLERFSNTVVEAPIPPEVKRLGDEAVASYQDQLGQMSAQLDDKAVEAYQATLTEAKKAHVLNNEWIKKTLESLNRYRPKEYPLLKDPKSTLNFDPLYQPMWSDTPDGPTQQAAPAPQQAPAPAPAPVNNVSTTSSNPTPGKVTGNEK; from the coding sequence ATGCGGGCGCCGCTCACCATCGCGTTGCTGGCGAGCGCGGCCATGGCCGCGAGCGCACTCGCTGCGCCCAAGGGCAAGAAGGCCGCCGCCAAGCCCGAGGCCTCGCCCGACGGCGGCGCTGCCCTGTCCGCCCCGCCCCCTCAGGCCTGCACGCCCGTGGGCCAGACTTCGGAGAAGAAGGACGCCACCGTCAAGGACGTCGACAAGTCGGGCCTGGAGCAGTACGGCAAGACGCCCGAGGAGAAGGCCGAGCTCAAGGAGCTCAACGATACGGTTAAAGAGTACGAGGCCGAGAGTAAAGAGTACCGCAAGGAGATCCAGCTCCTCGTGGAGAAGAAGTACAAGGACAAGCGCGACCTGCTCGGCGCCTCGTACGAAAAGGCCATCTCCGACCTGGAGGTGGTCCAGCGCCAGGAGCGCCTCGACGCCATCGCCCAGTTCGAGGAGTTCCTCTCCCGCTACCCCGACGAGCCGCGCTACACGCCCGACGTGATGTACCGCCTCGCCGAGCTCTACTACGAGAAGAGCGAGGACGATCAGCTCGCCGCCGAGAAGCAGTACGAGGCGACCTTGAAGCTGGTGGAAGAGGGCAAGGTCGCCGCCGCGCCGCCCGAGCCGGTGGCCGACTTCTCCAAGTCCATCGCGCTCTACCAGCAGCTGCTCGCCAGGTTCGCCGACTACCGCTACAACGACGGCACCTACTACCTGCTCGGCTACACCGACGAGAAGCAGGGCAAGTTCGAAGAAGCGCTCACCGCGTACCAAACCCTGATTCAAAAGTACCCGGGCTCGCGCTTCATCCCCCAGGCCTGGATGCGCCAGGGCGAGTACTACTTCGACCAGACCGACGACGCCGCCATCAAGAAGGCCATCGAGGCCTATTCGAAAGCCATCGCCTTCAAGGACGATCCGCTCTACGACAAGGCACTCTATAAGCTCGGTTGGGCGTACTATAAAGTCGACGACTTCGATCACTCCGTCGAGACGTTCACCGCGCTCCTCGACTTCTACCAGGCCAAGACCTCGGGCGATGAGCAGCTCGGCGGTGACCTGGTGAACGAAGCGCTCCAGTACACCGCGATCTCGTTTGCCGACGAGAAGTGGGGCTCCGTCGACAAGGCCAAGGCCTGGTACGCGAAGGTTGGAACCAAGGCCTACGAGGCCGAGGTCTTCCACCGCCTCGGCGACGTGTTCTTCGATCAGACCAAGCAGGACGATGCCATCGCCAGCTACCGCATGTTCCTGAGCCTGGCGCCCTTGTCGAAGGACGCGCCCGGCGTGCAGGACCGCATCGTCCAGGCGTACGAGCGCAACCGCGACTTCGACCGCGCCTTCGCCGAGCGCGAGCTGCTCATTCAGAACTACGGGCCGAACTCCAAGTGGGCCGACGCCAACAAGCGCGACCCGGACGTGATTCACGCCGCCACTGCCCTCTCGGAGCGCAGCCTCTACTCGAGCGCGATCTTCCACCACAAGCAGGCGCTGGCCTACAAGACCGACGGCAAGACCGAGCTCGCGTTCAAGGAGTTCCAGACCGCCGCGCGCGGCTACGGCGCGTACCTCGAGCGCTTCCCGCACTCGAAGGAATCGTACGACCTCACGTTCTACTTTGCAGAGTGTCTGTACAACTCCTTCGACTACGAGAAGGCGTCTAAACAGTACGCGGTGGTGCGTGACTCCAACGCCGACACCACGCACACCCAGGAAGCCGCCGAAGGCGCCGTCTTCGCCATCCAGCACGAGATCGAGCAGGAGACCAAGTCGGGCAAGCTGCCTGCGCGGCCGGTCATCCTCTCCGCGCAGCGCAAGGACGGCGAGAAGATCGAGCCGGTGCCGCTCCCGCCCATCGTGCAGTCGTACATCGACGCGATCGACGGATACTTGAAGATCTTCCCCAAGTGCGACCGCGCCGCCGCCTTCGCGCACAACGCGGGCGTCATCTACTACACCTACAATCAATTCCCCGAGGCGCGCACCCGCTTCCAGGGCGTCATTACCAACTACCCCGACAGCATGGTGGCCAAGCTCGCCACCAACCTCATCGTCGAGACGTTCCTCTCGTCGAAGGATTGGAAGCAGGTCGAGGACACCTCCGGCGCGCTGGCCCAGAACGCGTGCAAGGTCGATCCGACCGGCGAGGCGTGCGTCACCCTCACCAAGTACAAGCTGGCAGGTCGGTTCAAGCGCGCCGACGAGCTCATGGCCGCCGGCAAGTTCGAGGAAGCCGCTGCCAAGTACATCGAGTTGGTGGACGAGGTGCAGAAAGAGGCCAAGGCCGGCCACCAGGACGCCATCCGCGACGCCCAGCAGTTCTGCGACAAGGCGCTCAACAACGCCGCCGTGTGCCTCGAGTCGGCCCACCGCTTCGATTCGGCGCTCACGATCTACGAGCGCCTCTACACCGACTACCCGAAGAGCACGCTCGCCGACTCCGCGCTGTTCCGCGTGGGCGTCGACGCGCAGCAGAGCTACGACTTCGACAAGGCCATCGAGCGCTACAACAAGCTGATTAGAGACTACCCGACCTCGAAGGATCGCTCGAAGGCGCTCTTCAACGAAGCCCAGCTGCTCGAGGGCGACCAGCGCTACAAGGAAGCGGCCAAGGCCTTCATCCAGTACGCCGAGACCTTCAGCGAGCAGGACGACGCGCCCGACAACGCCTACCACGCGGCGATCATCTACGACCGCATGAAGGACTACAAAGGCGAGATCGCCGCGCTCCAGGAGTTCCAGCGCAAGTTCAACAAGAACACCAAGCAGCAGGAGCACGTGGTCGAGTCGTACAAGCGCATCGCCGAGGCGTACGAGAAGCTCGGCAACTCCAGCGGCGCGCTCGGCGCGTACAAGCAGTGCGTCGACGAGTACAAGAAGCGCGGCATGAAGGTGGACCAGGGCATCGCGTCCAACGCCGCCGCCGAGGCCTCGTTCATGCTCGCGGAGAAGGAGTTCGCCACCTTCGACAAGCTGAAGATCACCGGCCGCGGCAAGGCGCTCACCAACAGCTTCAAGGCCAAGCAGACGGTGATGAAGAAGGCCGCCGACGCCTACAAGCTCGTCCTGCCCTACAAGCGCGTGGAGTGGACGCTCGCCGCGTTCTACCGCCTCGGCTTCTTGCTCGAGCGCTTCTCGAATACGGTCGTCGAGGCGCCCATCCCGCCCGAGGTGAAGCGGCTCGGCGACGAGGCCGTGGCCTCGTACCAGGACCAGCTCGGTCAGATGTCGGCGCAGCTCGATGACAAGGCCGTGGAGGCCTACCAGGCGACCTTGACCGAGGCCAAGAAGGCCCACGTGCTCAACAACGAGTGGATCAAGAAGACACTCGAAAGTTTGAATCGCTACCGTCCTAAAGAGTATCCGCTGCTGAAGGATCCGAAGAGCACCCTCAACTTCGATCCGCTCTACCAGCCGATGTGGTCCGACACGCCCGACGGGCCCACGCAGCAGGCCGCGCCCGCGCCGCAGCAGGCGCCCGCTCCCGCCCCGGCCCCGGTGAACAACGTCTCCACCACGAGCTCCAACCCCACTCCAGGCAAGGTCACCGGCAATGAGAAGTGA
- a CDS encoding polysaccharide export protein has translation MNLRLLLAAAALALAACRTPSPTPEATPPPTLPDGGAPEANVLGRGDVVEVKVFQEPDFSGVYRVGSSGTIDFPFCKNLPVVGLTPEEVGAKLTVCLAPRVLKNPQITVSTREFNSKKIFVVGEVSKPGTFPYEDNMTVIQAVTLAGGFTKVAAKNSVTVTRMVEGQETRIKVMADDIAQGKAPNMALIPGDIIYVPESFF, from the coding sequence ATGAACCTCCGCTTGCTCCTGGCTGCCGCGGCGCTCGCCCTGGCCGCCTGCCGCACCCCCAGCCCCACGCCCGAGGCCACGCCTCCGCCCACGCTCCCCGACGGCGGCGCGCCCGAGGCCAACGTGCTCGGCCGCGGCGACGTGGTCGAGGTCAAGGTCTTCCAGGAGCCGGACTTCTCCGGCGTCTACCGGGTGGGCAGCTCTGGCACCATCGACTTCCCGTTCTGCAAGAACCTGCCGGTGGTGGGCCTCACGCCAGAAGAAGTGGGCGCCAAGCTCACGGTGTGCCTCGCGCCGCGGGTCCTCAAGAACCCGCAGATCACGGTGAGCACGCGCGAGTTCAACTCGAAGAAGATCTTCGTGGTGGGCGAGGTGTCCAAGCCGGGGACGTTCCCCTACGAGGACAACATGACCGTCATCCAGGCGGTGACGCTCGCCGGCGGCTTTACCAAGGTCGCAGCCAAGAACTCGGTGACCGTCACGCGCATGGTGGAAGGCCAGGAGACGCGCATCAAGGTCATGGCCGACGACATCGCCCAGGGCAAGGCGCCCAACATGGCGCTCATCCCCGGCGACATCATCTACGTGCCCGAGAGCTTCTTCTAG
- a CDS encoding response regulator transcription factor, translated as MEAQTPASKVRVLVVEDQVKILKSQLKLLEASPDLEIVGTALSGEAALEEVEKLKPDVLLCDLGLPRMSGIDVTRAVKAKHPGIEILIFTIFDEEEKVLDAVRAGASGYLLKGAAADKIVDAIKEVRGGGTVIQPNLARRLLKHFKVEPADAAAPAAPQPIEGPTRKLSDREQEILQLIAKGVSNAEAAQMLNVSRATIRTHLEHIYQKLEVTNRVEAVTEGIRKGLINT; from the coding sequence ATGGAAGCGCAGACTCCCGCGAGCAAGGTCCGCGTGCTGGTGGTCGAAGACCAGGTGAAGATCCTCAAGAGCCAGCTCAAGCTGCTCGAGGCCTCACCGGATCTCGAAATCGTCGGCACGGCGCTCTCGGGTGAGGCAGCGCTCGAAGAGGTGGAGAAGCTCAAGCCCGACGTGCTGCTCTGCGACCTCGGCCTGCCGCGCATGAGCGGCATCGACGTCACCCGCGCGGTGAAGGCCAAGCACCCGGGCATCGAGATCTTGATCTTCACGATCTTCGACGAGGAGGAGAAGGTGCTCGACGCCGTCCGTGCGGGTGCCTCGGGCTACCTGCTCAAGGGCGCTGCGGCCGACAAGATCGTCGACGCCATCAAGGAAGTTCGAGGCGGCGGCACGGTGATCCAGCCCAACCTCGCGCGGCGGCTGCTCAAGCACTTCAAGGTCGAGCCCGCCGACGCGGCTGCGCCCGCGGCGCCGCAGCCGATCGAAGGCCCGACGCGAAAGCTCAGCGATCGCGAGCAGGAGATCCTGCAGCTGATCGCGAAGGGCGTGTCGAACGCGGAGGCCGCGCAGATGCTGAACGTGTCGCGCGCGACCATCCGCACCCACCTGGAGCACATCTACCAGAAGCTCGAGGTCACCAACCGCGTGGAGGCGGTGACCGAGGGCATCCGCAAGGGGCTCATCAACACCTGA
- a CDS encoding outer membrane beta-barrel protein, protein MVKRLALLLCGALVLAAAPRAAQADENGLKIGDGRLHPYFDLETVYDTAAQLQLNNDGTASGVGDFIFHFRPGIKLDIPSPNLSINLGAALEYLVYAGLSTGTASSLDRLQTECNLDLGILRGSIVSFDLGDHLTRSNQTTDVGLPFGALSLYNDARAAITIAPGGGSLTISPGYHFMVEGFSALGNITNTSGNSAVPSDLSALNYIQHRITLENRWRFLPKTAVLLDGEYNIRNYNSDVGTAGTGNVNINYVKATTGVTGLVTPHFSTVLRLGWAVDTAAGSFNSIIGQLEGTYLANETSQVRLGFLRNFEPVSFPYVSYEDDRGYLQGRLGAFGRLTVNAQVMVDYLGFRGGQARNDLVFTAGAGADFEVTRWFIVSAGDSFTTRASDLKGDPIDAGLNLSSDQVYLRLTFIY, encoded by the coding sequence ATGGTCAAGCGACTTGCACTGCTGCTCTGCGGAGCCCTCGTCCTCGCCGCTGCCCCGCGCGCCGCGCAGGCGGACGAGAACGGCCTGAAGATCGGCGATGGCCGGTTGCATCCCTACTTCGATCTCGAGACCGTCTACGACACCGCGGCTCAGCTGCAGCTCAACAACGACGGCACCGCCAGCGGCGTCGGCGACTTCATCTTCCACTTCCGCCCGGGCATCAAGCTCGACATCCCCTCGCCCAACCTGAGCATCAACTTGGGCGCGGCGCTGGAGTACCTCGTCTATGCGGGGCTCAGCACCGGAACCGCGTCGAGCCTCGACCGCTTGCAGACCGAGTGCAACCTCGACCTGGGCATCCTGCGCGGCTCGATCGTGAGCTTCGATCTGGGCGATCACCTCACCCGGAGCAACCAGACCACCGACGTGGGCCTGCCCTTCGGCGCGCTGTCCCTTTACAACGACGCGCGCGCCGCGATCACCATCGCACCCGGGGGCGGCTCGCTCACCATCTCGCCCGGGTACCACTTCATGGTGGAGGGCTTCTCGGCGCTGGGGAACATCACCAACACCAGCGGCAACTCGGCGGTGCCCAGCGATCTCTCGGCGCTCAACTACATCCAGCATCGCATCACGCTGGAGAACCGCTGGCGCTTCCTGCCCAAGACCGCCGTGCTGCTCGACGGCGAGTACAACATCCGCAACTACAACTCCGACGTGGGTACCGCGGGTACGGGCAACGTGAATATCAACTACGTAAAGGCCACCACCGGCGTGACCGGCCTGGTGACGCCGCACTTCTCCACCGTGCTCCGCCTGGGCTGGGCCGTGGATACGGCCGCCGGCTCGTTCAACAGCATCATCGGACAGCTCGAGGGCACCTACCTGGCCAATGAGACCTCGCAGGTGCGGCTGGGCTTCCTGCGCAACTTCGAGCCGGTGTCGTTCCCGTACGTGAGTTACGAGGATGATCGCGGCTACCTGCAGGGCCGCCTGGGCGCCTTCGGGCGGCTCACCGTGAACGCTCAGGTGATGGTGGACTACCTCGGCTTCCGCGGCGGGCAGGCGCGAAATGACCTGGTCTTCACTGCGGGCGCCGGCGCCGACTTCGAGGTCACCCGCTGGTTCATCGTCTCCGCAGGCGACTCGTTCACCACGCGCGCGTCGGACCTCAAGGGCGACCCGATCGACGCGGGACTGAACCTCTCCTCGGACCAGGTCTACCTGAGGCTGACGTTCATCTACTGA